The following are from one region of the Candidatus Neomarinimicrobiota bacterium genome:
- a CDS encoding ECF transporter S component, with protein sequence MSTRRIAYTGLFIALAVALGFALVAIPNFEMISATVFIAGWLLGPGMGALVGFIAELVFSGINPAGSGFLFPPLLIAQVISVSLIGFVGGVARRGQVFFLASAGGAVSLGLLGGLLTIIFDFLTTISYPLVAGFNETQIWATLGIGALFYSMHVISNAAIFAVIVPAILKAVHSQLGITGVIR encoded by the coding sequence GTGAGTACCCGCCGCATCGCGTATACCGGACTGTTTATCGCACTTGCCGTGGCTCTGGGATTTGCCCTGGTTGCCATCCCCAATTTCGAAATGATTTCCGCAACCGTGTTTATTGCCGGCTGGCTGCTCGGGCCCGGAATGGGCGCGTTGGTCGGATTCATCGCCGAACTCGTCTTCTCCGGAATTAATCCCGCCGGTTCCGGTTTTTTGTTTCCGCCGTTGCTTATAGCCCAAGTCATTTCAGTGAGCCTCATAGGGTTCGTTGGCGGTGTTGCCAGACGCGGACAGGTATTTTTTCTGGCCTCTGCCGGCGGAGCGGTATCACTGGGTCTGCTGGGGGGATTACTTACCATCATTTTTGATTTCCTGACCACCATCAGTTATCCGCTTGTTGCCGGATTTAACGAAACCCAAATTTGGGCGACGCTCGGCATCGGAGCACTGTTTTATAGCATGCACGTCATCTCCAACGCCGCAATCTTCGCTGTTATCGTTCCGGCGATTCTCAAAGCCGTCCATTCGCAACTCGGAATAACCGGAGTCATCCGGTGA
- a CDS encoding HD domain-containing protein has translation MKLTRIKNFRTGDSIKGFYQLTQMNRRTTRKGDAFLDCVLSDKTGSVSAKWWNVPEAAFDWLNPGIVVAVTGEVEEYNDARQLVVEQITPAKEGQVEKFGWAFSDIVPSTTYDPDQMWEKVQEIIDSFEEEHLQKLVRRIYHDFEEEIATHPGSVSHHHLYRGGFLEHVWSLTQLGEFVADHYFELDRDLFLAGLFLHDIGKLLEIKSDFERQYTDEGQFIGHIVLGRDLVRETVEDYFPEFPDDLLIRLEHVILAHQEEPAMGSPKRPATLEALAVAMLDRFDTRMEQFLMTLRNDTNTGEWTLPTRLFPYPLHKGVGDDEE, from the coding sequence ATGAAACTCACACGCATAAAAAATTTCCGTACCGGTGACAGTATCAAAGGGTTTTATCAGCTGACCCAGATGAATCGTCGTACCACGAGAAAGGGCGACGCCTTCCTGGATTGCGTTCTCAGCGATAAGACCGGATCGGTCTCTGCCAAGTGGTGGAACGTGCCCGAGGCGGCGTTCGACTGGCTGAATCCCGGGATTGTGGTGGCCGTGACCGGCGAAGTGGAAGAGTATAACGATGCCCGTCAGCTGGTCGTTGAGCAGATTACCCCGGCCAAAGAAGGGCAGGTGGAAAAGTTCGGATGGGCATTTTCTGACATTGTTCCTTCGACTACGTACGATCCCGATCAAATGTGGGAAAAGGTACAGGAGATCATTGATTCCTTTGAGGAGGAACACCTGCAGAAGCTCGTCCGCCGGATTTACCACGACTTCGAAGAGGAGATTGCCACGCACCCCGGCTCTGTTTCGCATCACCATCTCTATCGCGGAGGATTCCTGGAACATGTATGGTCATTGACTCAACTGGGGGAGTTCGTCGCCGATCACTACTTCGAGCTGGATCGGGATCTGTTTCTGGCGGGACTATTCCTGCACGATATAGGGAAGCTGCTTGAAATTAAGTCGGACTTTGAACGCCAGTATACCGATGAAGGACAATTCATAGGGCACATTGTGCTTGGCAGAGATTTGGTTCGGGAGACGGTGGAGGACTATTTCCCGGAATTTCCGGATGATTTATTGATTCGCCTGGAGCACGTCATCCTCGCGCACCAGGAGGAGCCGGCCATGGGATCGCCGAAGCGTCCGGCAACGTTAGAAGCGCTGGCGGTAGCCATGCTCGATCGGTTTGACACCAGAATGGAACAGTTCCTCATGACGCTCCGAAACGATACCAATACCGGCGAATGGACGCTGCCAACCAGACTGTTTCCGTATCCACTCCATAAAGGCGTCGGGGACGACGAGGAGTGA